The Melanotaenia boesemani isolate fMelBoe1 chromosome 3, fMelBoe1.pri, whole genome shotgun sequence genome contains the following window.
gataataaaattccacaacaccTTCCATCTCCATACCCAACTAGTCCCTTTCTTACctaaaaatcagtttttttttctcaataaaaTCAGCATGCATGTATTTTGAGCCTTGATCATGGAAGAATGAGAAGGGAGTACATAAACACTGAAATGATCATCTgtctttaaattattaaatttccattaaaatgtgaagaaatCCAAAAGATTTGGCACActgtataaaaatgaaaaaaaaagtgctattTGTCTCTGTTTATGTCAGAATTCTGCTTTTCTTTGGTGACATTGTGTTATATGGACAGTTTATTGAAAATATTGTTTACCCTTTATGAGAATTTCTGTTTTATGGAAAGTTGGCCATTTGTTGATGGTCCCTGAAAGAGACTTTGGTAGTATGAATGCAGTGTGAATATCTGTTGAATATTCAATATAAAACCGATATTCCCAGCATGGCTTCCTGCTCTGGAACTTGATCACTGCCTGAATTTATTCAGTGAAAGAAGTAGGTTTTTGGGATGAAGATGCTTTCCTGGACCTActagttttattaaaataggTGAAATAAAACGTATAAATGAAGTTATtatgtaaatggtctgtatttatatagcactttacctAGGgatacctgggatgatacccaaagcgctttacattatacatcacattcacccattcacacactgatggcggaagctgcaatgcaaggcgctcgaccacgacccatcaggagcaattaggggttcggtgtcttgcccaaggacacctcaacatgaactcgacttggccgaggatcgaaccggcaacccttgggttacaagacgacggatctaccttgctgagccacgccgcccctatGTTTGCTGATCTTAGTAAAGATCATGTCACTATTTGTTAAAATCTGAACCACTAAACCAAAATAGACTGCAAGATCTGTGAAACTAACACTAAGAATGTCAAATTTTGATTATGAAACACTGATCAGTCCAACCAGTCAGTCCACAAGTGGCTAAGTATTTTAAATGAGTACAAACTATTTGAGTTCTACcacattttttcatatttttgctcCATCTAGTCCATTATGAatttccaggtgtttatttggtctttttgtttgttcccTGTGACAACAGCTGCAACACAGCCTCAAACCCTGATGGATCCACCAAATATAGACATGTTCTTTTTAGAAAGTCTGCATCCAATAACTGTCTGttgcttttattgtcattactaTGCCAGGGGGGTTTAGTTATATTACTGGtatgattgttttgtttttctgttatgtcGCATGACTACTCAAAAAGACATTAACAAGTTTATTAAAGAAGTGGGCATAGCAGAAATTAGAAGTGTTTAACTTTTCATGttggtctggatctggatcttTATTCAGCTTTGACATGCTGTTCTTGGGTTTGGAAGAATTCTTTGCTTCTTTGTTGAGATAAGAttagtttcatttcatttcatttttcaaataaagCATTAAACAACCAGTAGCAATTAACAGAACAATGTTAAACAATGTTCCTCTGAATCTTTGAACAAATTTTGTTTGACcttgaccttttttttcttcccattttttactttaagagCTATTGATGactcaaacaaaataattttttaacattataagTGCCTCAGCaacttctttaaaaaatccacATTGCAATTGCAACTATAATTTCTAGTTTCCACTAATTTATTGATTCCCACCGAGCTCTTTCTTAAACTCTACGGCGACCCCCAGTGGCTGAGCTCGTCAACAACATGCGGAATTAAGAATTGTCTTGTCAAGTTTCAATCAAATAAGATTTTAGTACATGTTTTTTTCGTGTGTATTTTACTTTGttaattgtttattattattattattattattattattattattattattattattattaatttaaagatATGGTTGCTGAAAAGGGCAAAAATATCGTCTATAAAACCCTATAAACCCATGGGCTATTATACAAATGAATTTAAGACAATATTTTACATTGTGTTAAGAAATATCATTATTAACACCAATGTAAGCCTTTCTATTTAAACAACTATAACGTTATTTTGTATTAGTACAATTTATCCCTGTTACAAACCATGTGCAAAGCGGAACTATTGTTTCCTATTAGCTGACAACCGTTCGTTTTAGATGTTACACCCAGACACTTCCTCTGAAACAAGCGAACTCATTCAAGGGATTGTGGCTGAAGGTAAATGCCTATctagttcagtttatttgtaaaacgTAGTAAAGTTGTTCATAAAATTTAttgaaaacataattaaacTACTTTGATATCGATGTTAGGTATAGTCAAACATTTGCtatgaattatttctttaactAGCTGCGCTAGTTGGTTAGCACGCTCGGTGTGGCAGCTAACTATGCTAACTAATCAGCCGGGGCAAGAGCAAATCAAAGACTCGACTTTTAAAGTTCATAATGACTTTAAGATGTTTTTGTAATCAAGAAGTCCTGCATAAGCTGCTCCTCTCTGTTTGCAGGAACTGTATTGAACGTTAAACGATGTTTTTGACCAGATCGGAATATGACAGGTAGGAAAAAGCACAAATTGCTTTGTCATTTATTGCGCCTATCTGGAACTGAAAAAACTAACAGGAGGTCTGTGGTGTTCATTCTCTACACAGATGCATTTGCAGTTTTAACATTAAAGGACACCACAAAATCCTACTTTCCTCTGTCACTTTTTACAACTTTGTTGTTATGCCACTTAGCTAGCAGCCAAAAATGTTGTGCAGGGGAAAAAGTTGTCATGCTTTCACTTTCGTTATCCGTTTTTCTTTTCCCCAGTTTAAACCTGTGTTCTAAGACAGTTTTGAGTTAATGTTTTTGAAGTGACCCTGTCAAAAAATTGTTACAAATATTTTTGAACCTTGTAAATTGATTATAtaacatcatttttaaaaaccgtTATATGCACCAACATTATCGTGTTTTTCAGAGGTGTGAACACATTCTCTCCAGAGGGAAGATTGTTCCAGGTCGAATATGCCATAGAGGCAATAAAAGTGAGTGTAATGCTAGATCACTATTTCTAGTGATGGTAAAGTTTCCATTTATCCTCATTGGTCTGGTTTTCTCATCACAGTTGGGCTCCACAGCCATTGGTATCCAGACATCAGAAGGAGTGTGCCtggctgtggagaagaggatcACCTCCCCGCTGATGGAGCCCAACAGCATTGAGAAGATTGTGGAGATCGACAGTCACATTGGTATgtgaaaacacaagaaaggcGATCTGAGGCAAACTTTTTTTCAGTTGAATTTCTGTAAAACAGAACCTACATTGcatagttttgttattttaaagtcCAGCTGTTTAACTTTGCAAGCACAATTTAGATGCTAATGGACATCCCAATTTATAAAATAGTTTCTAGAATTGTAAAAACTGTCACAAGAGTTTAAATGAGCAAACAACCCATAACACATGCGTGCATATACAACTCTTTTAGGGAACATTAGCATTAAGAATCTAGGGTTTATGGCTTCTTTGCTTCAGTAAAATAATGTGCTGTGTAAAGTTTTCATTACTGATATAAATAGCATGTAACTTAAACGGCTTTAGGGAAtacaaaaaaggtaaaaaacaaacaaaaaaacccaataaGAATAAGCCTTAAAATCGTCCCATTCCAAGCCAGTTTGTTCTCACTGAAGGATTGTATTCCAAATATCACTCAATTAAAGGTGCTTGCAAGAAATATTCAGCCAGATAATGTGCATTTACAACATTGTGAAAGATAAACAAGTtgctgatttttctcttttcgtTTTCAGGCTGTGCCATGAGCGGCTTGATAGCTGATGCTAAAACTCTAATTGACAAAGCAAGAGTGGAAACACAGGTATGATTCTGAGCATAGTGTAATGTGTGCTGAGTGTGTGGGTTATGTGATTGTAATGTGTACATTCCCCTTTGCAGAACCACTGGTTCACTTACAATGAGACGATGACGGTGGAGAGTGTGACTCAGGCTGTGTCCAACCTGGCACTGCAGTTTGGAGAggaggatgcagaccctggtgCCATGGTTAGTCACTTATTAGATGCAGATTTTGATGGTGATGATTAAACGAGTACAAGCTGTATTCAACTGCCTctgttctcttttctttatACTTTACCAGAGTCGGCCCTTTGGTGTAGCGCTATTGTTTGGAGGAGTTGATGAAAAAGGACCGCAACTGTATGTACAGACAACTTTGTCACCTTTAAATTTTTGAAGATGATAATTTTTACAAAAAGACTCAACGTTTTTCCATGTAATCCAGTTACCACATGGACCCATCAGGAACCTTTGTGCAGTGTGATGCTCGGGCCATTGGCTCTGCGTCAGAGGGGGCACAGAGCTCTCTGCAAGAGGTCTACCACAAGGTACAGACAACTACATCAGACAACTAcatcagatatatatatatatatatatatatatatatatatatatatatatatatatatatgagagagagagagagaagggtcGTCATGACTACATGTCTAACGGTGtcaggtttttttatttttattttttttgacagTGTTGTCATacatgataaaaataatttcaagtatttatcaaaaaaaaaaaaagaattatagcTGATATTTACCTAAGTCATGTAATAAGTTAATTTGAGTAACAATATGCTCGTGGGTTACGGGTTTATTTCAGAAGGAGATTTTGGTGATGCAGAGAAGAAGATCATGGCTTAAATTAGCTTGATAAAACTTCGGAATTATATCATCCCATATTGTTTATTTGTGCACATATGCCCAAttagatattgtttgatgaaactGTGatattgtatttaaacaaaatggctaacaaaaaactataaacttaaaaaaaaataaatcatatactctgcctccagcactacatgacagcacctgggtccaactggactcacagcagtttgactaccacttaattatgatgtcccatcttgtttgaattcttgcttgtgttgttcttactcttaaatgtaagtcgctttggataaaagcatctgctaaatgactatagaatagaatatttaAAGAAGAGTCGTGCATATTACCAGAACTGatgacttgtgttttttttctccattttctccaCAGTCAATGACATTAAAAGACGCCATCAAGTCGTCTCTCACCATTCTGAAGCAGGTGATGGAGGAGAAGCTCAATGCCACCAACATTGaggtttgttcctttttttagtACTTGCTAGGAATAGTGCTAGGTGTCTATGAACATTGAAGGCAAGAGAAACAGGATTGAAATATTTCAAGTAACAGTGTGTTTTTACTTCATATTGGGGAGGAGAGGGTGGAAGCAGTTTTAACTTGGCACAAGAATTTAAATTCCTGTTTTTAACTCTCTGTCTTTGTGTGTCTTCTGTAGCTGGCAACAATAGAGCCTGGCAAAACCTTCCACATGTACTCCAAAGAGGAACTGGAGGATGTAATCAAGGACATCTAGAGCGGAAAAAGACTTGCTTTGAATTGTGGgctggagaggagaggacaTGAAAGTGTACCTAGGCCTAATATCACAACAACCACACTTTTCCAACAAACCTGTTgcaatcagattttttttgaaGGTTTCTATTTCCAATGTGGTAATTTTCCTTTTGTCTCTCAGTGTCTGTACATCTCTGTACAGGAGTGTCACCAGCACTTAGAACTGAGTGGCAGGAGAAAAGGTTGGGGTCGAGGGGCGGGGGGCTGGATCATTTTTTGTTACGGATCAATACGATTAAATTGTTGTATTCAGAAAGTGACCGAGTcttgacaacttttttttaatccttttttttttttattttatttgtgtgtgtattttcttgTCTGACACTTCTGAGGTTCAgtgtttaaactgttaaatatCTAGTTTGTGTAGGTTTGCACATGTGTTTGCAAAATAATCATGAGGGCAGTCCCATTCATTGTACTGCGTTTAATTGAAAACacaccagtataaaccagttttatttgacttttacaACTAGTATTAGCTTTGGAGCATATCCTGAATATTATCTTCTGGTATTTAGCAATAAAAGTGACAACAGTTTTAACTCATCAGAATCAGTTATTAAAGTGTTGAAGTCCAATGAGGTTATTAAAGTGCTAAAGTTTTATTCCTGATTATTTTACCATTACAACCGATTATCTTTTAAGTTACAACCCTgccatatttttattaatgtagaAACAAAGGGGGGAAATGGTTTTGGTTATTAAATCGGTTAATATATGCTAATCTGAGAGAAGGGGAAAAATctcttaatattttatatatgtttatacatatgtataaaacacaaaaaaatatagaaaaagaatctttggtttttttttttacaaaactatTTCACAGTTAAAAAATAGTTAACTAATCCTGTTGTGTAAGACTATTTTTTCCGGCTTTCCGTAGCTTCTTGGAATCCAAAATAGATTCAGAGAATAAATCCGTCTTTAATGAAACGTTTACTGGTCTATGCGCGGTCttaccagcagggggcagtgaAACGCTAAATGACTCCGACGTTCAGTTGAAGGGGATCCCTTTTGTCCAATCAGATTGGAGGTTATTCTAGTTCTGACCAATCCCGTTCTGCTGTGGATGGGCCGTTGTTGAGGATGCTTTTGGTGATGAGGGGGGCATGTGAAACCAACTAGTGGGACAGTTGAGTTCCTCGCAGTGTCCAAAGTTGTGCAAGTTTCTTTAATCATGATCTCAGTGTCCTGCATTTTGGCGCTCGGCTTGTTTTCGACTGCGCTGGGCAAGCAGCACCGGGAGGAAGACAACTTGTTCCGTGTGAGGAGGCTACAGATGGTGTTTGGTGGTGATGATGAGCGAAATATTTTTAAGAAGGCTGAGTTGTCGAAGCGCAGCACAGGACTGAATGAACAGACATGCACGGCTCTGCCTGGAGTAGAGTCAGCCCTGCGAAACAACACCAGCACCGTAAGTGACTTTAAACCCAAAGTAATCGCTTCATAATCTCTGAACAAGCCAAAAAGTCACAGAGTAAACGGCTGAAATctatttcagactttttttttaagatcaaaGTATTAATGCTTCTTCATGGCTCTGCATCAACATGTAAGATTTGACACATTGTTGTGTGAATGCTGATGCAGTTAGCCCTGCAATATGTGAAAAGATAAGTTGTTTATACTGTCAGTGGGGAAATAAAATTTTAGCAACTTACTTAacaggatgggggattgaatcGAAGTCAGTAATGCTGTTcccaatctgttggttttccctAGCTAGGCTATTATGTATTATGAATTGAACTGATTGATTGACTGTTTAAAGTTCAGATAAGTTTAATCGGCAAATGTAAATACTTTGGGGTGGTTTCATTTACAGCTGTATGTTTTAAAGATGGCGACCCCTAATTGGATTTAAAAAGCAACTTGTTGCTAAAGCTGGCTGACACATTAGTTGCTCTTAACTGCACAAAAACgagataaaataaacatacgTAACTCAAAATGCTGAAGGGTATTTGagtgaatatattttaaaatttcagaTGTCtcataaatctgtttattattataataaattacctttgattattaaaaaaggaaaactgaagaCAGTCAACTATTTTTGCTATACCCTCCTTATCTTTTATATTAGTATTAAAGAAAAAGGATGGGTGTAGGGTGACATCTTGAAATATCTTTACTAAAACTGTGGTTGCTactaatgttgttttatgtgatcaattaaaaataagaataattagTCACGTTTTTTTCAATTGTAATCTATAAAAATCTACATAAAATAAGCCTTTTGTATCAACGGCACtacaaaatatcaaaatatacaatttattgttttattttatggtgaaaattatggaaaataaagagatcTGGAGcatcaaatgatgatgatgcagtTTTATAAGTTTTATTCCTTGTAAGGACGGTGCTTACATAATGCAGAGAGCCAATCTATACCTAATAAGGGCAATCATGTCATTTCACCCAATCTACAGAACAAAATGTGAGAACTACTTTGATAAAGAATAATATCTTTCTCTGTATCATCACTGTGAAGATACTCTTGGTGACAGAGCAGAAACACAGCATACAGAGTCAAGGACGGAGCACAGAAGAATCACTGTCTCATCACAAAAGGGAAACAAAGGCTGCAAATCTTCCTGTTGATTTTGTGATTGATAAGTCGACTGATTGTTGCAGCttccatttataaaacaaacaaaattaaatcagtGACAGTAGATATGGGTGCTTTATGCTTGAAAATGATTATGATATAATCACTGGTGaccattttctacttttttttatctgtttcacTATTTGTTTAATTGATCTAGAGAAATGTAGGCCATGAGCCCAGGTCGCATCTTTTATGCCTGCTGACCCTGAGCTGTCATGCTCTAGTGGACTAATGATGCAGAATGAATGGAGAATGTAACCAAAGCCATTATTTGAGGTCTTACAGCTGGGATCAGGATGATTCAGTGGAAAGGTTTTGAATGTCGTAAATATTTAGGCCCCTTTTCTGATGCacttttaaaagctgaaatCTTATCCTATAATAGATCACAAAATCAAATTATGTTGGGGTGCATTACCAGAGCAAAGCTGATGTCAAAGTGGAATATTCAACAATAATAACTTAGTCTTAAGCTATATAAACCTCCACAGGATAGTTTTCCTGTTGTGCATGTGAGATGCTAGGAGTGGATGTTACATCATTCCTGTGGCTCAAACACCTGGGCTAACttttgagcatgaaaacaattCAGCCTGCTTTGAGAGACTCCTCCCAGGTCCTCTGGGCCTTTCTAACCCTCACAAACATTCCCCACGTTCCTCTGTTGGCTTGATCTGACTGTGGACCAGAGTCTGGGCTGACTGTCATCGGACCTGCAGGGTGAGATCAGACAAAACAGAGGAAGCATTTAGAGCTGTAGTTTTCTAGATGACTGTGTAAACTAGCAGATGAAAAAGGCCCACCTTCTCCTGCTTGTGCTCATTTCTGTGCAGCTTTAGTCCTGATAGCCTGcacagcgtgtgtgtgtgtgtgtgtgtgtgtgtgtgtgtgtgtgtttgtgttttctcagCCAGCTCAAGCTTTCCTTAGTTTCCCAGTTTGGCTTGTTTATGTGAGAAGCATTTTGCTGACTCTGACAGGTTTACAAACTagcttgttgtctcttttaatttatttttttccccactctgACTCCATCCTGTCTTATATCCCCTTTGgccaaaaaagagagaaaaagaaaaacaagctatGTTTTCAGTCTGAAGGGTAGCTGGGTCCCAGCCAGCTGCTGGAGCACCAAGAAAAGCAGCAGATTTGATCTTCCACATGGTGTGTGGAAGCAAG
Protein-coding sequences here:
- the psma5 gene encoding proteasome subunit alpha type-5; its protein translation is MFLTRSEYDRGVNTFSPEGRLFQVEYAIEAIKLGSTAIGIQTSEGVCLAVEKRITSPLMEPNSIEKIVEIDSHIGCAMSGLIADAKTLIDKARVETQNHWFTYNETMTVESVTQAVSNLALQFGEEDADPGAMSRPFGVALLFGGVDEKGPQLYHMDPSGTFVQCDARAIGSASEGAQSSLQEVYHKSMTLKDAIKSSLTILKQVMEEKLNATNIELATIEPGKTFHMYSKEELEDVIKDI